In the genome of Streptomyces sp. 846.5, the window GACCGAGGCGGACGGCGCCTGGATGTGGGCCCTGCGCGACGCCAGCGGACTGCACGGTCTCCGCTGCGGCGCCTACGTCACCCTCACGGACGCGGGCTGGCAGGTGCTCGGGGACGACCGCGGCGGCCGCCATCCGCACGCGGGCTCCTGGGCCGAGGAGGCGGTGCCACCCGTCCGCTCCATCAGTGCGCTGCCCGCGCATGCGACGATCCAGCCGCTACGGGTGCTGGAGGCCGCGCCCGAGCAGGCCAGAGCGGCCGTCCACTGACAGCGGACGGCTGTGGCCCCTAAGGCGTCAGCCCTGCTGCGCCGGGATCAGGCCCGGATCGCCGCAGAGCACCACCAGTCGGGTCGCCCGGTCCAGGGCTGCGGCCAATGCCTGCCTGGCGACCGCCGGCGAACCCCCGTTCACCGCGAGTACGACGACCTCGCGGCGGACCGGACGGCACTGCGCCGCATCGGCGTAGAAGACATCGTTGCCCTCCTCCAGCTGCGCCCAGTACCGGTCGGCGCCGAAGGACTGCTCGTGCTGCTGCCACGGGTGCGGCTCACCCGTAGTCAGCACCAGCACCTCACCGGGCCGTCGGCCGGCGTCCAGCAGCAGGTCGACCGAGTCGTCGGCACGCTCCAGCGCGCCCGCCGAACCGGCCGGGACGGACTGGATCTCCACGGTGGGCGGGGCGGGCACGACCGGTGCCGCCGGAGCGGCGGGGTGCGGGTGCAGCGGGGCAGCCGGGCGACGTGGGACCGGACCCGGCTTGGGAACGCGCGGCGGCCCGGGGCGCGGAACCGGACGCGCGGCAGTGGCAGGACTGTGTACGGCTGGGATTGCGGGCGGTGTCACAGAAGGCATGGTGCGGGCTGTCGCGTCCGTCTCGTCGTTGGATGGAACACGAGGGCCCGGGGCGGTCTTGTGGATCTCCAGCTCCTCGGCAGAATCTGGCGGCACACCGGATGGCGTCGCACAGCGCCCCAGAGCTTACTCGCTGGCATCGAACAGCCGGTAGGGGGCCCGCCCGTCCCCCGGGGACACTCCGTGAACTCCACGCGGACGCCCCGGGAACCGCACAAGAACATGTCGAATCCCCGTCAGAAACCCAGCGACAGCTGCTCCGAACCATCCGGCAGGGAATCGACCGGGAGACGGTAGGTCCGCAGATGCCGCCAGGCGGGCAGGTCGTCCAGGTACGACCAGGAGAGGCGGTGGTGCGGGGTGGGTCCGTGCTCGTCGAGCGCCGCCCGATGGACCGGGGAGGGATACCCGGCGTTGTCCCCGAAGGCGAACGCGGGGAAGTGGGCGCCGAGGTCGGCCATCATGCCGTCGCGCCGGACCTTGGCCAGCACCGAGGCCGCGGCGACCGAGACGCAGGACTGGTCACCCTTGATCACCGTGCGCACCTGCCAGGGACCGCCCAGGTAGTCGTGCTTCCCGTCCAGGATCACCGCGTCGGGGCGCACCGGAAGGGCCTCCAGCGCGCGGATCGCGGCCAGCCGCAGGGCAGCGGTCATGCCCAGTTCGTCGCATTCCAGCGGCGAGGCGTGGCCCAGCGCATGGGCGGTGACCCACTCGGCCAGCACCGGGGCGAGTTCGGTCCGGCGCCGGGCGGTCAGCAGCTTGGAGTCGGTGAGCCCCTGCGGCGGTCGGCGCAGCCCGGTGACGGCGGCGCACACGGTGACCGGACCGGCCCAGGCGCCCCGGCCGACCTCGTCGACTCCGGCCACCACCTGCGCTCCGGCCCTGCGCAGCGCGCGTTCGACACGGTGGTCCGGGGGCTCCACGGGCATCTGCGGTCTCTCCGAAGTCGACGGGGCAACGTCCCGACTGTCAGTGGCCGGGTGCACAGTGGTAAGTGCACCGTTCCAGTGTCCCAGTCGCGCGGCCCGCTCCACTCCCAGGAGGGTCCGCCCGGCAGGAGGGAGTGCACCGTGCGAGCCGAGTCAGGCCCGGACCACGAGTCAGGCCCGGACCAGGGGCAGCATGACCTCGTCGACCAGGGCGACCGCGTCCGCCTCGGTCGGGGGTCCGTGCATCTTGGCCCGGTACAGCATCAGGGCCGGGGCGACATCCGCCACCAGCGGAGTCACCGCCTCGGCGCGGACCTCCCCGCGCTCCGCCCCGCGGCGCAGGACCTCCAGCATCATGGCCTTGCCCGGATCCGTCACGCATTCGTTCATCAGTCCGAGGAACGGGCGCGCCCGTTCGTGGTCGAGCTCGCCCATGATCACCCGGACCGCGCAGCCGGGCAGCGAGAGCATCGCCGACCTGGCCCGCTGCATCAGCTCCAGCAGGTCGCCCCGCAGGCTCCCGGTGTCCGGCACCGGACCGAACGGGGGCAGCGTGGCCCGCATCGCCCCGAGGACCAGCTCCTCCTTGGAGGACCAGCGGCGGTAGACGGCGGCCTTCCCGGTCCGCGCTCCGGTGGCCACGGCCTCCATGCTCAGCCGGGCGTACCCGGAGGCGACGAGCTCGTCCAGGGTCGCCTGGAAGATCGCCTGTTCGAGTACCGTGCCGCGCCTGCGCGAGGAACGGGGACCGGCGCCCCCGGTCGCCCCTGCCGTCACCAAGGAAGCCGCCTCCAGAAAATCTTTAGTGAACGGTTGTGTTCACTACTTCAGC includes:
- a CDS encoding ribonuclease HII, translating into MPVEPPDHRVERALRRAGAQVVAGVDEVGRGAWAGPVTVCAAVTGLRRPPQGLTDSKLLTARRRTELAPVLAEWVTAHALGHASPLECDELGMTAALRLAAIRALEALPVRPDAVILDGKHDYLGGPWQVRTVIKGDQSCVSVAAASVLAKVRRDGMMADLGAHFPAFAFGDNAGYPSPVHRAALDEHGPTPHHRLSWSYLDDLPAWRHLRTYRLPVDSLPDGSEQLSLGF
- a CDS encoding TetR/AcrR family transcriptional regulator, which translates into the protein MTAGATGGAGPRSSRRRGTVLEQAIFQATLDELVASGYARLSMEAVATGARTGKAAVYRRWSSKEELVLGAMRATLPPFGPVPDTGSLRGDLLELMQRARSAMLSLPGCAVRVIMGELDHERARPFLGLMNECVTDPGKAMMLEVLRRGAERGEVRAEAVTPLVADVAPALMLYRAKMHGPPTEADAVALVDEVMLPLVRA